Proteins from a genomic interval of Scomber scombrus chromosome 11, fScoSco1.1, whole genome shotgun sequence:
- the odr4 gene encoding protein odr-4 homolog — MGRGYIVEGAVEGYLSKLCEQQAGPVTGLLIGQSSNQRDFVVMATRTPQREESTAAAGNSLDKEWFTEHARQVSRMLPGGLSVVGVFIITDTDAKDTLTSLRQLVFAAENLISSERLWSPADDDVTECVTLHVNPKTRKTVCRSFDVRDPKSMAKPADWKYQSDVCSSWITMSCCLNVDMLVPLPDNKTSTESMDKCLKEELRAWAQQIESGVCLIDGKKLPEDTELTSGQKRNVRQTYTTQLLISPEEQRLTDVVQRCGGSVSVRGAIHSRIYLHSYKPKAKLAEKLLKRDVVSTVATRVQMVLEELQASEEESKGSSRDKQQTVSLPRRVFCPVKVSGPVCVCVYQFSDEGLSEVTDRLKEMLDMDAAEQDLDTRQEITAEVIESGAASDATEPAVENVKVQEPQRNNYIGVAMATAAALLATAASMLYLNDV, encoded by the exons ATGGGTCGTGGTTATATAGTGGAAGGTGCTGTGGAGGGATATCTGTCCAAACTCTGTGAACAACAAGCAGGTCCAGTCACAGGCCTGCTTATTGGACAG AGCTCAAATCAAAGGGACTTTGTCGTCATGGCAACTCGGACGCCTCAAAGGGAGGAGTCCACCGCAGCGGCTGGAAACTCTCTAGACAAAGAGTGGTTCACTGAGCATGCTCGACAG GTATCCAGGATGCTGCCTGGAGGCCTGTCTGTAGTAGGAGTCTTCATCATCACTGATACTGATGCCAAGGACACACTAACCTCACTCCGACAG ttggtTTTTGCAGCGGAGAACCTGATCTCCTCGGAGCGTTTGTGGAGCCCCGCCGATGATGACGTCACAGAGTGCGTCACACTGCACGTCAACCCCAAAACCAGAAA AACAGTCTGCAGAAGCTTCGATGTCAGAGACCCCAAG AGTATGGCCAAGCCTGCTGATTGGAAGTACCAGTCAGATGTGTGTTCCTCCTGGATCACGATGTCATGTTGTCTGAACGTGGACATGTTGGTACCGCTGCCGGACAACAAAACCAGTACAGAAAGCATGGATAAATGTCTTAAg GAGGAACTTAGAGCGTGGGCACAGCAGATTGAAAGTGGCGTTTGTCTGATTGATGGAAAGAAGCTGCCAGAGGACACAGAGCTCACATCAGGACAG AAGAGGAATGTGAGACAGACGTACACAACTCAGCTGCTCATCTCACCA GAAGAACAGAGGTTAACAGATGTGGTCCAGAGGTGTGGAGGCAGTGTGTCAGTCAGAGGAGCCATCCACAGCAGAATTTACCTGCACAGCTACAAACCAAAAGCCAAACTGGCTGAGAAG CTGCTGAAGAGGGATGTGGTTTCTACGGTGGCCACAAGGGTTCAGATGgtgctggaggagctgcaggcaTCAGAAGAGGAGAGCAAgggcagcagcagagacaaacaacagacag TCTCCCTCCCTCGTCGCGTCTTCTGCCCTGTGAAAGTGAGCGGGCcggtgtgcgtgtgcgtgtaccAGTTCAGTGACGAGGGCCTGTCCGAGGTGACCGACAGGCTGAAGGAGATGCTGGACATGGACGCGGCCGAACAAGACTTGGATACCAGGCAGGAAATAACTGCTGAAGTCATAGAGAGCGGTGCTGCCAGTGATGCGACAG agcCCGCTGTGGAAAATGTTAAAGTGCAGGAACCCCAGAGAAACAACTACATAG GTGTTGCCATGGCTACTGCTGCCGCCCTACTCGCCACTGCTGCCTCCATGCTCTATCTCAACGacgtttaa